A portion of the Gigantopelta aegis isolate Gae_Host chromosome 10, Gae_host_genome, whole genome shotgun sequence genome contains these proteins:
- the LOC121383528 gene encoding putative zinc finger protein 702, protein MCSDKMSCPENFHQVSLEPCKLSPPDVVILEDTQSFMLAGEAQTIVQEEHGNCLKCKKCSCVFMTRWELKQHARMHHRETCYCNICGRRFDYKRSLREHMLNHEGKRKFPCPYNTCGKSFARKAHMLDHLNGHSGIKPYTCDRCHKQFGGKYTFLGHVKQCKKGGH, encoded by the exons ATGTGTTCGGACAAAATGAGCTGCCCTGAAAACTTTCACCAG GTATCCCTGGAACCTTGTAAGCTATCGCCGCCCGACGTAGTAATTCTAGAAGACACACAGTCCTTCATGCTAGCCGGCGAGGCGCAGACAATCGTACAAGAAGAACACGGCAATTGTTTGAAATGCAAGAAATGTTCCTGTGTCTTTATGACTCGCTGGGAACTCAAACAGCACGCGCGGATGCACCACCGAGAGACGTGTTACTGCAACATCTGTGGTCGGAGGTTTGATTACAAGCGCTCGCTGCGAGAACACATGCTGAATCACGAGGGGAAGAGAAAGTTTCCCTGTCCGTACAACACATGTGGAAAGAGCTTCGCCAGAAAGGCTCACATGTTGGATCATCTGAATGGCCACTCCGGGATCAAGCCGTACACGTGTGACAGGTGCCACAAACAGTTCGGAGGAAAGTACACGTTCCTTGGCCACGTCAAGCAGTGTAAGAAAGGtggacattaa